From Coffea arabica cultivar ET-39 chromosome 2e, Coffea Arabica ET-39 HiFi, whole genome shotgun sequence, the proteins below share one genomic window:
- the LOC113732814 gene encoding peroxisomal adenine nucleotide carrier 1-like isoform X1 — protein sequence MSIDLGSLSEATSGAVGALVSTTVLYPLDTCKAKFQAELRAHGQPRYRNLSDVLLEAISTGQVFSLYQGLGTKNLQSFIAQFVYFYGYSHFKRLYLERTGYKSIGTKANLILAAAAGACTAIATQPLDTASSRMQTSAFGKSKGLWRTLTEGSWSDAFDGLGISLLLTSNPAIQYTVFDQLKQRMLTSKRANNDVGSSAVALSALSAFVLGALSKSVATVLTYPAIRCKVMIQAADANDEVDKKVKVDSKAKPKSRKTISTVLCSIWRKEGIPGFFKGLQAQILKTVLSSALLLMIKEKISATTWILLLAMRRLLMLNQARLKNA from the exons ATGTCGATTGATTTGGGATCATTGTCAGAGGCCACCTCAGGGGCCGTTGGAGCACTGGTTAGCACCACCGTCTTGTACCCTCTTGACACCTGCAAAGCTAAGTTCCAGGCTGAGCTTCGAGCCCATGGTCAACCCAGATACAG AAATCTTTCAGATGTTTTATTGGAGGCAATTTCAACTGGTCAAGTTTTTTCATTGTACCAGGGGCTTGGTACCAAGAACTTACAATCTTTTATTGCtcagtttgtttatttttatggATATAGCCACTTTAAGAGACTCTACTTGGAGAGGACTGGCTACAAATCAATTGGCACAAAAGCCAACTTGATTCTTGCTGCTGCAGCTGGAGCTTGTACTGCCATTGCTACTCAA CCCCTGGATACAGCTTCCTCAAGGATGCAGACAAGTGCATTTGGGAAGTCAAAAGGCCTCTGGAGAACACTTACAGAAGGCAGTTGGAGTGATGCATTTGATGGCCTTGGAATTTCTCTTCTATTGACTTCCAACCCAGCCATTCAG TATACAGTTTTTGATCAACTGAAACAAAGAATGTTGACGAGCAAGCGGGCTAACAACGATGTGGGATCATCCGCTGTAGCACTTTCTGCATTGTCTGCTTTCGTCTTAGGTGCCCTCTCCAAGAGTGTAGCCACAGTTTTGACATATCCTGCGATAAG GTGTAAAGTCATGATTCAAGCTGCTGACGCAAATGATGAAGTGGATAAGAAAGTCAAAGTGGATAGCAAAGCGAAGCCAAAATCCAGGAAGACTATCTCCACTGTTCTTTGCTCTATCTGGAGGAAAGAAGGGATTCCAGGGTTTTTTAAGGGACTGCaagctcaaatcttgaaaacagTTCTAAGCTCAGCATTGCTGTTAATGATTAAGGAAAAGATCTCTGCAACAACTTGGATCCTTCTACTTGCAATGAGGAGGTTATTGATGCTTAATCAGGCTAGATTAAAGAATGCATAA
- the LOC113732814 gene encoding peroxisomal adenine nucleotide carrier 1-like isoform X2 gives MSIDLGSLSEATSGAVGALVSTTVLYPLDTCKAKFQAELRAHGQPRYSHFKRLYLERTGYKSIGTKANLILAAAAGACTAIATQPLDTASSRMQTSAFGKSKGLWRTLTEGSWSDAFDGLGISLLLTSNPAIQYTVFDQLKQRMLTSKRANNDVGSSAVALSALSAFVLGALSKSVATVLTYPAIRCKVMIQAADANDEVDKKVKVDSKAKPKSRKTISTVLCSIWRKEGIPGFFKGLQAQILKTVLSSALLLMIKEKISATTWILLLAMRRLLMLNQARLKNA, from the exons ATGTCGATTGATTTGGGATCATTGTCAGAGGCCACCTCAGGGGCCGTTGGAGCACTGGTTAGCACCACCGTCTTGTACCCTCTTGACACCTGCAAAGCTAAGTTCCAGGCTGAGCTTCGAGCCCATGGTCAACCCAGATACAG CCACTTTAAGAGACTCTACTTGGAGAGGACTGGCTACAAATCAATTGGCACAAAAGCCAACTTGATTCTTGCTGCTGCAGCTGGAGCTTGTACTGCCATTGCTACTCAA CCCCTGGATACAGCTTCCTCAAGGATGCAGACAAGTGCATTTGGGAAGTCAAAAGGCCTCTGGAGAACACTTACAGAAGGCAGTTGGAGTGATGCATTTGATGGCCTTGGAATTTCTCTTCTATTGACTTCCAACCCAGCCATTCAG TATACAGTTTTTGATCAACTGAAACAAAGAATGTTGACGAGCAAGCGGGCTAACAACGATGTGGGATCATCCGCTGTAGCACTTTCTGCATTGTCTGCTTTCGTCTTAGGTGCCCTCTCCAAGAGTGTAGCCACAGTTTTGACATATCCTGCGATAAG GTGTAAAGTCATGATTCAAGCTGCTGACGCAAATGATGAAGTGGATAAGAAAGTCAAAGTGGATAGCAAAGCGAAGCCAAAATCCAGGAAGACTATCTCCACTGTTCTTTGCTCTATCTGGAGGAAAGAAGGGATTCCAGGGTTTTTTAAGGGACTGCaagctcaaatcttgaaaacagTTCTAAGCTCAGCATTGCTGTTAATGATTAAGGAAAAGATCTCTGCAACAACTTGGATCCTTCTACTTGCAATGAGGAGGTTATTGATGCTTAATCAGGCTAGATTAAAGAATGCATAA